Sequence from the Amycolatopsis sp. NBC_00345 genome:
GGCGAACATCTCGGGATCACCGTCGCGCCGGTCGGCCAGGACCACGGCCAGGTCGATGTCGCTCACGGCGGGGGAGTAGCCGCCGTAGGACAGGCTGCCCAGCAGGTGGACGGAAACCAGCCGCTCCGCGAACACCTCCTGGTAGGCGCGGGCGCTCTCCATGGCGACGGCCCGGCCGCGTTCGACGGCGGCCGTGGCCGGCTCCGGAGCGGTCATGCGGCAGCGGCTGCGGTGTCCCGCCGGGCGCACTCGGCGATCCGGTCGGAGACCACGACGATGACCTGCCACGCGCGGTCCAGCACCGTGACGAGCGCCTCCTCGGTCCAGTCGGTGCGCTCCCGCAGCACCTCGTAGCCCATCTCCAGGTGCTCGGCGTCGGCCTCGTCGTGCAGCGTGAAGTACTCGTCGTCGGGGAACGCGCGGGTGCCCGCCTGGCTGAGGACCAGGCTGCCCGCTTCCAGGGCGAGGTGGGCGATGACGGCGCGCTGGACGCCGGGCAGCACGGCGAACTGGTCGACGAACCACGAAGCGCCCGCCTCGATGACCGGGTCCCAGACCACCCGCCGGTCGGTCGCCCGGCTGCGGGCCAGGATGGTGTCGTGCCCGATCTCCTCCTGCTGGTGCTCGAGCGCGAGCGCGCGCAGGGCCGGCTCGGTCTCGAACGTGACCCGGGCGCTGATCATCCGCTGGAAGGCGTTCGACCAGGGCTGCAGGTAGGTGAGGACCGCCTTTTTCGTCGCCTCGGGGGTGTTCTCGTCCGCCAGCAGGCGAATCAGGTCCGACGACGCGTACTCCCGTTGCCACTGCTCGTTGTGGCTGGCGATGCGTGCTACGTCCGGCCGGGTCAAGGTCGGCTCCTTCCGTGGGTACTGCGGGGGAATCATCTTCTCGCCGGGGCTGGGTAAGATCAACAGGCGGGCACAGTGTGGTTTTCGAAGACGGGGAACCGGAAGTACGTGGTGACGTCCCCGCGCCGGCCCGCGGCGCGGTAGCTGACCAGCTCCAGCAGTCCCCGGCTGTCCTCCAGCGGTTCACGCGCCAGCGCCGCGGCCAGCTCCCGGAACCGTTGGGGGTCCACGCCTTCGTGGCGCAACAGGGCCGCGGTCCGGTCGACGGCCTCCTGATCACCGGAGGTCAGGCTGGGCAGCCGGAGATAGGTCGTGGCCTCGGCCGCCCGGTCCAAACCGGACCGGAACGCCAGGCAGCTCAGCGCGTCCTCCCCGGCGTCGTCGCGGCCGCCGGTGAGCGTCCGGTAGGCGATGGCCGCGGCCGCGGAGTCGTGCTGCAGCGCAACGGAAGCGATGCGGTCCAGCTCGGCGAGGCCGGCGCCACGGTTGCGGTAGTAGATCTTCACCCTGGCGTCGGCCTCGTCGGCCAGGTCGACGGCGAAGAACTCGATCTCCCGTTCCGCGCCGGCCGACCCGATCCGGCGCCGGGCGTCGTCCCACGCGCCGGCCAGGCCCAGCCGGTGCATGGCTTCGTCCACCGCGGCTTGACGTTGCTGGTGGTCCGGCCACACGTACAGCCCGAAGTAGGTCTTGTGGACGAAGCGCGCCGGGGGACGCCAGGCGACGGAATGCCACTGCGGCGCCGACGACGGCCGGCCCGCCGCCGGGGTGAAGACCTCGTCGATCCGGCCCCAGCGGCGCGCGGCGAGCGCCCGCGTTTCCGCTGCGCTCGCCGGAAGAGCCGGGTTCACCGGAAGCGCCGCGCCCCCTTGGCCGGCGCCGTCGTCGAGGCTGTCGAACAGCACCCGCAGTTCGGGCCCGGCCCCGGACCAGTTCACCGACATCTCCGCCGGGAACCCGTCCCCGGCCACATAAGACGGCTTCTCCGGCGTGGCCCCGATCCGCTCGGCGGACCATCCGGGCAGCACACTGTGCACCATCCGGGTGGACCGGGCGGCCTGATCGGCGGGAACCTCGAGCGCGCCGGCCGCGGTGGCCCAGAGCCCGCACAGGAAGTCTCCGAAGAGCTGACCCTGTGCGGGATACTTTTCCTTTATATAGTCAGGAAAACGCAGTGGATCACTCGTCACGGCCGCATGCTAGCAGCTCGACGCCGGGTTGTTTGTCCGGTTGACCCTGGTGGTCCAGCCAATTGGGCCATCCGGGCGCTGGAGCGTCCGCCGTGGACACGTAGCGCAACGGCCGCGGCCCGGATTTGTCTTTCGTTGTCCGGTGTTTGTCCAGTTGCTGTCCGGTGTGGACATTGGCAGGCGGCGAGCCGTCAGACCGGTGTGGCTACCACACTCATCGCGTGCTTGACCAGCCTGATCAAGGCCAGTTTGCTCGACTCGCGGTCGCGTGCGTCACACATGACGATCGGCACCCGGTCCGGGACGACCAGTGCCTCACGGATCTCCGCCGCGTTGTACCGCGGCGCGTCGTCGAAGCAGTTCACCGCGACGACAAACGGGATCTTGCGGCGTTCGAAGAAGTCGACCGCCGCGAAGCTGGTCTCCAGGCGCCGGGTGTCGACGAGCACGACGGTGCCGATCGCGCCGCGCGCCAGGTCGTTCCACATGAACCAGAAGCGCGCCTGCCCGGGGGTGCCGAACAGGTACAGCACGTGCCGTGGCGAGAGCGTGATCCGGCCGAAGTCGAGCGCGACCGTCGTGGTCTTCTTCCGCTCCACCCCGGAGATGTCGTCCACGTCGGTGCCGGCCTCGGTCAGCACCTCTTCGGTCGTCAGCGGCGGGATCTCGCTGACCGAGC
This genomic interval carries:
- a CDS encoding tryptophan dimethylallyltransferase family protein yields the protein MLPGWSAERIGATPEKPSYVAGDGFPAEMSVNWSGAGPELRVLFDSLDDGAGQGGAALPVNPALPASAAETRALAARRWGRIDEVFTPAAGRPSSAPQWHSVAWRPPARFVHKTYFGLYVWPDHQQRQAAVDEAMHRLGLAGAWDDARRRIGSAGAEREIEFFAVDLADEADARVKIYYRNRGAGLAELDRIASVALQHDSAAAAIAYRTLTGGRDDAGEDALSCLAFRSGLDRAAEATTYLRLPSLTSGDQEAVDRTAALLRHEGVDPQRFRELAAALAREPLEDSRGLLELVSYRAAGRRGDVTTYFRFPVFENHTVPAC
- a CDS encoding GTP-binding protein, producing the protein MVPAPVKIIVAGGFGAGKTTLVGSVSEIPPLTTEEVLTEAGTDVDDISGVERKKTTTVALDFGRITLSPRHVLYLFGTPGQARFWFMWNDLARGAIGTVVLVDTRRLETSFAAVDFFERRKIPFVVAVNCFDDAPRYNAAEIREALVVPDRVPIVMCDARDRESSKLALIRLVKHAMSVVATPV